GTGCCGATAACCACCATCATAATGGGTTCAATCAGGCTTGAAAGGCCATCCACAGCATCATCTACCTGCATCTCATAGATGTTGGCAATTTTATTGAGCATATTATCGAGCGAACCTGACTCTTCACCAATCATCACCATTTGAATCAACATATCTGGGAAGAGATTAACGGTGCGCATAGCTACGTTCATTTGCATACCTGCCATCACTTCGGTGCGAATTCTCAGAAGGGCTTTACGGTACACGGCATTGCCAGAAGCGCCTGCTGCAGACTCCAAACCGTCAATTAACGGCACACCGGCAGCGAAGGTGGTCGCCAGGGTGCGGGCAAATCGTGCCATGGCGGCCTTGTGTAAAATTTCACCAATTATAGGTATTTTAAGCACAAATTCGTCTTGCCTGTCTCTCACCGCCTGGGAGTTTCTGTGTGCCCTGACATAGAGCCAGATTGAGACAACGATGGCGGTCAGGAAGAAATACCAGGATGACTGCAAAAATCTGGAAATATTGATAATCATCTGCGTGAAAGCAGGAAGCTCTGCACCAAAGCTTGCGAAAATCTCTTCAAACTGGGGCACTACAAAGAGCAGCAGTAAGGTGGTAACAGCAATAGCCACCACCACAACCGCAGCTGGGTAGAACATGGCTTTTTTGATTTTTGACTTAAGGGCTTCTGCTTTTTCTCTATAGGTTGCGATGCGGTCAAATACAGTATCGAGAGAACCCGAGTGTTCACCGGCGGCAACCAGGTCGACATACAAGTCATCGAAGTAAATCCTGTGGGGACGCAGCGCATCAGAGAGCGGAATACCCGCTTGAATGTCATTGAGAATGGTACCCAGCAACTCCCTCATCTTGGGCTTTTCATGGCCTTTACCGAGGATTTCTATGGTAGTGACCAAGGGCACGCCTGCCATCAGCATGGTGGCGATTTGGCGGGTGATCATGGCGATATCCATCGCATTGATCTTTTTATTGCTGGCACCAAAGAGGCCATCAGACTTTTTACGGACGACCTTGGGGTTTATTCCTTGATTTTTAAGAATAGTTTTAATTTCGGCGACAGATGCGCCCCTGAGTTCGCCGCTGGATTTTTTTCCATCGCGGTTCAAGCCCTTCCATTCAAAGTTGTAGACCTTGGGGGCCAGCTTTTGTGTCTGCTTTTTGGATTTGTTTGCGACGGCCGTTGCCATGTCCGTTCCTTCCTTTTTTATCAGCTCGACTTGTCAAGTTGAATGCTGCCGCTCAATGTTCGAATCCATTAATAAGCGGCTGGGTGGGATTGTTCTTTTAGTTATAGTCTATCTGATAGTTATAGCCTGCCTGCTCATTAGTGCTTGGGGCCATAGCATCAGAAACTGGTGACGCGGTTTACCTCGGCAATACTGGTCACCCCTTGTATTACCTTAAGGAGCCCTGACAAACGTAGGTCTCTTACCCCCTGAGACTTGGCCATGCGAGCAATTTCCAAAGAGTTACCACCTTCCATGATAACCCTTGCAATCTCATCGCTCATGGGCATCACTTCGTAGATACCCACCCGGCCTTTATAACCACCGGAGCATAAATCGCAGCCACAGGGTTTGTAGGCAGTGAAGCCTTCAGCAATCTGTGCCTCATTAAAGCCCAAACGCTCCAGCTCGTGATTGGGTATGTCTTCCGGTTGTTTGCACTCGGGGCAAAGGCGCCGGGCGAGGCGCTGGGCAATAATCAAATTCACCGAACTTGCAATGTTGTAGCCGGGTACGCCCATGTTCAGGAGGCGTGTCAGGGTTTCGGCGGCAGAATTGGTGTGCAGGGTAGATAACACCAGGTGGCCGGTTTGCGCCGCTTTAATGGCTATCTCTGCGGTCTCCAAATCCCGGATTTCCCCCACCATCACAACGTCAGGGTCCTGTCGCAAAAATGAACGCAGCGCCGAGGCAAATGTAAGCCCCGCTTTGGTGTTGATGTGCACCTGGTTTACACCTTCGAGGTTAATTTCCACCGGGTCTTCCGCCGTGGAAATATTGCGCTCGGCTGTATTAAGGATGTTAAGGCCAGTGTAGAGAGATACGGTTTTACCCGAACCAGTGGGGCCTGTCACCAAAATCATCCCCTGGGGCTTGGCAAGGTTATCCAAATACAATTGTTTCTGGTCTGGCTCGTAACCCAGCTTCTCAATCCCCAACTGGGCTGAGGATGAGTCCAGAATACGCATTACAATTTTTTCGCCCCAGAGTGTCGGCAGGGTGCTTACCCGAAAGTCAATACTCTTGGTGCGGCTGAGCTTCATCTTGATGCGGCCGTCCTGGGGCAGGCGGCGCTCGGCAATATCGAGTTTGGACATTACCTTTAAGCGGGCGGCAATACGGCCTGAGAGATTAATTGGCGGCTCTGATACTTCGTGCAGAATGCCATCGATACGAAAACGAATGCGGTAGCGCTTTTCGTAAGGCTCGAAGTGTAAATCCGATGCGCCGCGGCGAATGGCATCGGTCAGAATTTTGTTGATGTAAATAACAATGGGCGCATCGTCGGCGCCTTCGTTATCATTTTCCGGTCGCTTATCGGTATCGGCGACCTCAATGCCTGCCAGCGATTCTTCGTCTATACCGCTCAGGTCCAGTGCGCTGATGTCTTCCTCAAGGATTTTCTCGAGTGCAACTATTAGCTTGTCATCTTCCACCAAAATGGCTTCGGCGTGCAGGCCAGCGGAAAACTGGAAATCTTCGAGGGCGGCGATGTTGGTAGGGTCTGAAGTGCCTATATAGAGGCGGTTGCCGCGTTTAAAGAGTGGCAGGCAGCGGTGTTTTTCAATGAGTTTTTTGTTGAGGAACTCTTCAGGGATGCTTTTTATGTCAAATTCGGCCAAGTCCAGCAGCGGCGTGCCGTATTCCTCGTAGCAGAGCTCGGCGATTTCCCGTGCCGATAAAAGCTTGCTGGCCACCAGGGTGGTGACCAGCGAAAACCGGTTTTTTCGAGATAAGGAGACGGCCTCCGACAACTGTTCTTCAGTGAGCAGCTTTTTACGGATGAAGAGCGTCGATAGTCCTAAGTTAAGGCCGGTCGTTGGCATTATTTAACCCGAAAAGATTGGGAGCAAAAGCCCCCAATTGAACTTAGTATGTTAACACAAGCCAGCTGCTTGACAGGTACCACTAGCAGACCAAGAAACAGATCCACCTGGAGTCGGAGTTCCAGTCAAGATGTATGTGTAAGGACCTCCATCAAATGTTGGTTCTCCGACTGATGTTACGGTCACAATCACAGGACCATTTGGATCAAGTACATCAGGAGTGAGTGGATCATTGTCGTCGTCAATGTATGTACCGTCGATTTCAACAGTCTCTACCTTGGGACCATCAGCCCATCCAGTCGAGTCTTCTTGTAAAGTGGCACATGAAGAACCAGTTTGAATACAGATATCGACAGCGGTTTTCGCTGGGGTAGCTGCTAGCACCACTTCACTGAACTTGGCGCGTTGAGTGTAAGTTTTGTACGCAGGCAGCGCGATGGCGGCCAGGATACCGATGATGGCGACTACGATCATCAGTTCAATCAGGGTGAAACCCTTGGCGTTCTTTTTAAAATTGATACCTTTCATTTCTCTCTCCGTTTATTGCTAAGTAGTGGCGGGTAGCTCAGTTTTGTAGCTCTCCAACCTCTGTGCAAATTAACTCAACTCAGTTTGTTTAGTCACCAAATGTTATGGCAGACCTTACATCCAGTTGTTTTATGACCAAATTGGTGCAAGCTTAATCGCGTTAGGATTTCTCTGCAGTCACTGCTGATGTTCATCGATGCTCGCTCTTGACTCCATTGAGAGTCAATCACGAATAAACCTATGAACACTTCATCAACACCTGATGCATTCAAATCTGCCTGCAATTTGGCTGTGCGCCAGTTCTCACCCTGTGTGGTTGGCCGCGGGATAACATTTACTGCTATTACAGCAGTGACAGTTATGCCGTCGAACTCACCACCTTGGTTTATTATTGCCCCATCGTACAGATTGTGTTCAGACTCAAAAGCTTAAGCTCAACACCATCCACCCGTTGAGGTAGAAACCGATTATGGCCCTTTCGGCTGTCTCGGTTGTGTGCGTTATACCGACAAAGCTTATGTCGCGTTTGGTCGCGCATCGGCTCAACCTTGGTTTAAACACCGCAGTTTGAGCTTTGCATTACCTTCAGCCATCACCATCCATATTTACTTTGTATTACTCAGACATGAAACGTCCAAGTTAATAAAATGTAATCATCGAGGTTAGGGCATAACGTACTTTATTCCGTAGGTGCAGTAAAGTGAGCTTGCTTGTTGTCAAGAATCTCGCCAAGAAGTGAATTTGAATTTGCCTTTGGGCCCTTTCTCTTTCACTACATTTGCTAAATTTTTGCTCCAACCATGCCGCTTTCTTGTACCAGCCGGAAAGGCCATAAAGCCTAGGCTAAAGTTAGTACAAAGTTTGCAAAAATGAAACAAGAAATTGCACGAAAGTCTGTGCTATTCGCTTAATTTTTCTAAGGTAGTTTGTTTTGCATGCGCTTTGTTCTAACAATTTTTTGACTATGATGCACACCCTGACGGTTTTGTGTTCTCAGTCAAAAAAATGTCGCGCAAAAAGTCATCAGATAGCCAGCTGGACTGAAGATGCTGAGTCACTGAAATACAACTTATGGTTGATGCTTGTGCAGAGGTTGTTCTGAAGAATACACCTTGCATCAGTCGATCCTGTGGTGTCGAACTTTGTCTATTATGTCGGTTATTTCAAACAGTTTGTCACTCTGCTATAGGTCTCAGCGGTTGGTTGGATGTTCTGCTTTTGGTTACTTTCTAAAACATTCATTTGTCTGTGCATTTATCTGTGTCTTCTCAGGCTTTCGGCACAAAGCACATCTGTTTACCCGCGTCGGCCGCAACCGAGGAGCGAACAAGGTGACTGAATCCGAAAGATAGAAAGCAGTGTGCAAAGCCGGCGCTCATAAGCACCGCTATAGGGTGCTTTTGGGTTTAAGTCGATTTGGACACCAGTAAAGCGTGGCGAATGACCATACGGCATAACATCTGGGCCAAAACGCCTGGCCCAGAATGTCTGGTCTAAAACGTCCAAGGCAGACGAAACGTGAGCGCAGGTTACAAACGGGCAGTTGCCGGGCAAGGTTCATGTCTCGTAAGCAACTGCCCAAACCTAAGCTTGTTAGTGTTTAAGCCTCAGGGAAAGATCCATGGCGCGGACGTGTTTGGTGAGTGCACCCACAGAAATGAAGTCGACACCGGTTTTGGCAAACTCACCCAAGGTGTCCAGGGTCACGTTACCCGATACTTCCAGCTTGGCACCGCCACCTTGCGCCTTGAATGCATCATTGATGGCAACGGCCTCAATCATCATGGTGACATCGAAGTTATCCAGCATGATGATGTCGCTGCCCGCTCGCAGCGCTTCTGTCAGCTCTGCCAGGGATTCAACCTCAACTTCAACCGGCTTGTCCGGGTGCAGGGTTCTTGCCTTGTCTATAGCGGCTTTAATGCCCCCACAGGCCATAATGTGATTTTCTTTAATCAGAAAAGCATCGTACAGGCCAATGCGGTGGTTTTTGCCGCCGCCACAACTTACTGCATACTTTTGTGCCGTCCGCAGTCCGGGGATGGTTTTGCGGGTATCAAGCAGGCGGCAATCGGTTCCTGCCAGTTTATCCACGTAAACCCGGGTCAGGCTGGCGACGCCGGACAGGGTCTGGATAAAGTTCATCGCGGTACGTTCACCGGTGAGGATAGCGCGTGCGGGGCCGGACAACTCACACAGAACCTGATTCGGTACCACCCAATCCCCATCGTCTACATGCCAGTGTATTGCCACTGTGCCACCAAGCTGATTGAACACTTGCTCAGCCCAAGCTTTGCCACAGAAGATCCCTTCTTCGCGGGTAATAAGTGTCGCCTCGGCAATTTTATCCTCGGGGATGAGCTGAGCCGTGATGTCGGCGCTGGCATCGCCGTGGCCAAGATCTTCATCCAATGCGGCTTTCACTGAGAGTCTGATGTCATTTTCCAGCATGACGACGTCCTTTGCTTTACTTATTCTTACTTGCTAACGGGTATGGTCGGTTCGAGGGCGCATTTTTAGAATCGCCTTTATGTCCAAAGGATACCATGAGCCGGCGCATTGGTGCAGCGATTGCTTAATTGAATGGTATGGTGACAGGCGCACTTAAAGCGCAGCTCTCGGCTATCGTGATAGTGATGCAGGGGAAAAATCGCTACAATCTCCGTCAGTTATACTTCAAACTACAGTGCTACAAACTCTAGTGACAGTAAACTTGGCTTTTTTAGTCGCCACTGCCGAGAGTTGTGCTTTGTAAGTCGTCTCATGTTGAATACGGAAACCATATGCCAGCTTTGCCTTTAACACAGTGGCATAAAGGGTGGATAACCTGCGCCCGGCACAGCCCTTCGCCTTTTTTTAATGAGCGACCCAAAAGGGAAGTGAGCCTGCTGGTTATCCATAATATCAGTCTGCCCGCAGGCCAGTTTGGCTTACCTTATATAGAAGCGCTGTTTCAGGGTTGCCTTGACTGTCACGCACATCCCAGCTTCGCCGATTTGCAGGGGTTTGAGGTTTCGGCTCACTTTCTTATCCGCCGAGATGGCGAGCTGGTGCAATTTGTATCCTGTGAAGACAGGGCCTGGCATGCCGGCGTGTCCAACTTCAATGGCCGTGACGGTTGTAACGATTTCGCGGTGGGGATTGAGCTGGAGGGGACGGACGACCTTCCCTTTACGAATATGCAATATAGGGCGTTAAAGGAACTCACCCTGGCATTGATGGCCGAGTATCCTGATATCACCCAGGACCGAATCGTTGGCCACAGCGATATTGCTCCGGGGAGAAAGACGGACCCCGGGCCCGAGTTTGACTGGTCAAGGTATTTTAGGGAATTATCCCAAGAGTTTAGTGAGTAACGCACTTGGATAAGTCCTCAGCGATGTAGCATGGAATGGGAGAAACAGGATGGCACTATTTTCATTGTTGATGGCGAT
The window above is part of the Shewanella litorisediminis genome. Proteins encoded here:
- a CDS encoding type II secretion system F family protein, with product MATAVANKSKKQTQKLAPKVYNFEWKGLNRDGKKSSGELRGASVAEIKTILKNQGINPKVVRKKSDGLFGASNKKINAMDIAMITRQIATMLMAGVPLVTTIEILGKGHEKPKMRELLGTILNDIQAGIPLSDALRPHRIYFDDLYVDLVAAGEHSGSLDTVFDRIATYREKAEALKSKIKKAMFYPAAVVVVAIAVTTLLLLFVVPQFEEIFASFGAELPAFTQMIINISRFLQSSWYFFLTAIVVSIWLYVRAHRNSQAVRDRQDEFVLKIPIIGEILHKAAMARFARTLATTFAAGVPLIDGLESAAGASGNAVYRKALLRIRTEVMAGMQMNVAMRTVNLFPDMLIQMVMIGEESGSLDNMLNKIANIYEMQVDDAVDGLSSLIEPIMMVVIGTLVGGLIVGMYLPIFQMGNVVG
- the pilB gene encoding type IV-A pilus assembly ATPase PilB, with amino-acid sequence MPTTGLNLGLSTLFIRKKLLTEEQLSEAVSLSRKNRFSLVTTLVASKLLSAREIAELCYEEYGTPLLDLAEFDIKSIPEEFLNKKLIEKHRCLPLFKRGNRLYIGTSDPTNIAALEDFQFSAGLHAEAILVEDDKLIVALEKILEEDISALDLSGIDEESLAGIEVADTDKRPENDNEGADDAPIVIYINKILTDAIRRGASDLHFEPYEKRYRIRFRIDGILHEVSEPPINLSGRIAARLKVMSKLDIAERRLPQDGRIKMKLSRTKSIDFRVSTLPTLWGEKIVMRILDSSSAQLGIEKLGYEPDQKQLYLDNLAKPQGMILVTGPTGSGKTVSLYTGLNILNTAERNISTAEDPVEINLEGVNQVHINTKAGLTFASALRSFLRQDPDVVMVGEIRDLETAEIAIKAAQTGHLVLSTLHTNSAAETLTRLLNMGVPGYNIASSVNLIIAQRLARRLCPECKQPEDIPNHELERLGFNEAQIAEGFTAYKPCGCDLCSGGYKGRVGIYEVMPMSDEIARVIMEGGNSLEIARMAKSQGVRDLRLSGLLKVIQGVTSIAEVNRVTSF
- a CDS encoding pilin, producing the protein MKGINFKKNAKGFTLIELMIVVAIIGILAAIALPAYKTYTQRAKFSEVVLAATPAKTAVDICIQTGSSCATLQEDSTGWADGPKVETVEIDGTYIDDDNDPLTPDVLDPNGPVIVTVTSVGEPTFDGGPYTYILTGTPTPGGSVSWSASGTCQAAGLC
- the nadC gene encoding carboxylating nicotinate-nucleotide diphosphorylase, whose translation is MLENDIRLSVKAALDEDLGHGDASADITAQLIPEDKIAEATLITREEGIFCGKAWAEQVFNQLGGTVAIHWHVDDGDWVVPNQVLCELSGPARAILTGERTAMNFIQTLSGVASLTRVYVDKLAGTDCRLLDTRKTIPGLRTAQKYAVSCGGGKNHRIGLYDAFLIKENHIMACGGIKAAIDKARTLHPDKPVEVEVESLAELTEALRAGSDIIMLDNFDVTMMIEAVAINDAFKAQGGGAKLEVSGNVTLDTLGEFAKTGVDFISVGALTKHVRAMDLSLRLKH
- the ampD gene encoding 1,6-anhydro-N-acetylmuramyl-L-alanine amidase AmpD; amino-acid sequence: MPALPLTQWHKGWITCARHSPSPFFNERPKREVSLLVIHNISLPAGQFGLPYIEALFQGCLDCHAHPSFADLQGFEVSAHFLIRRDGELVQFVSCEDRAWHAGVSNFNGRDGCNDFAVGIELEGTDDLPFTNMQYRALKELTLALMAEYPDITQDRIVGHSDIAPGRKTDPGPEFDWSRYFRELSQEFSE